A genomic window from Streptomyces mirabilis includes:
- a CDS encoding PucR family transcriptional regulator, whose product MTTATALEPALSVRQVLALDRVLAGEPEVVAGAGHLDRSVRWVHVAEAADVGVMLSGGEMVLTTGVLLAGDPDAQAEYIRSLHRAEAAAVVLGLGRAFPTPPDVMRRAAERCGLPMVVLHRPFPFAELTEEVQSRLVRSKFAAVSLSEAVRTALTGLITTGAPLQRMLDEIAVHAACPVVVTNLAHRVLATAGERSAVDDVLRDWERIARQAGGSEGDGWIRAELGGRGERWGRIVLCGYRGDAATGRLLADRAAEALVLHRMLGGSVHTWEEESAQSLLTDLVSGVVPARQLLPRARAAGLPVNRRAFVPLVVRDGDPGQIDRVLRLLGLPGLVAELADGATAVLLSLARDQDAEALAAHFALRLRHETGARTTVAAASPRTAWDDVPGGLREALHVAEAAADAPADQDQPVLVRLRDVHLRGLIRLLRDDPNVQSFAERELDGLLCGADAESELLPVLRTYLATGRNKSRTAQLHHVSRPALYRRLEAIEARLGVDLDDFEQAASVHIALLAHDAQQR is encoded by the coding sequence ATGACCACCGCCACCGCCTTGGAACCCGCCCTGTCGGTACGCCAGGTCCTCGCCCTGGACCGGGTGCTCGCCGGAGAGCCCGAGGTGGTGGCCGGCGCGGGCCACCTCGACCGGTCCGTGCGCTGGGTGCACGTCGCCGAGGCCGCCGACGTGGGTGTGATGCTCAGCGGCGGGGAAATGGTGCTCACCACCGGGGTCCTGCTCGCCGGCGACCCGGACGCGCAGGCCGAGTACATCCGTTCGCTGCACCGTGCGGAGGCCGCGGCCGTGGTCCTCGGGCTCGGCCGGGCCTTCCCGACCCCGCCGGACGTGATGCGCCGGGCCGCCGAGCGCTGCGGGCTGCCCATGGTGGTCCTCCACCGGCCCTTCCCGTTCGCCGAGCTGACGGAGGAGGTCCAGTCCCGGCTCGTGCGCAGCAAGTTCGCGGCGGTGAGCCTCTCGGAGGCCGTACGGACCGCGCTCACCGGGCTCATCACCACGGGCGCGCCCCTGCAACGGATGCTCGACGAGATCGCCGTGCACGCCGCGTGCCCGGTCGTCGTCACCAACCTCGCCCACCGCGTCCTCGCCACGGCGGGGGAGCGGTCCGCGGTGGACGACGTGCTGCGCGACTGGGAGCGCATCGCCCGGCAGGCGGGCGGCAGCGAGGGCGACGGCTGGATCCGCGCCGAGCTGGGCGGGCGCGGCGAGAGATGGGGCCGCATCGTGCTGTGCGGCTACCGGGGCGACGCCGCCACCGGGCGGCTGCTCGCCGACCGTGCCGCCGAGGCCCTGGTCCTGCACCGGATGCTGGGTGGCTCCGTGCACACCTGGGAGGAGGAGTCCGCGCAGAGCCTGCTGACCGACCTGGTGAGCGGGGTCGTACCGGCGCGGCAGCTGCTCCCGCGGGCCAGGGCGGCCGGGCTGCCCGTCAACCGCCGGGCCTTCGTGCCGCTGGTGGTACGGGACGGCGACCCGGGCCAGATCGACCGGGTGCTGCGTCTGCTGGGGCTCCCCGGACTGGTCGCCGAGCTCGCCGACGGGGCCACCGCCGTGCTGCTCAGCCTCGCCCGCGACCAGGACGCGGAGGCGCTGGCCGCCCACTTCGCGCTGCGGCTGCGCCATGAGACCGGCGCCCGTACGACCGTGGCGGCGGCCTCGCCCCGTACCGCCTGGGACGACGTCCCCGGCGGCCTGCGCGAGGCCCTGCACGTCGCCGAGGCCGCCGCCGACGCACCCGCCGACCAGGACCAGCCGGTGCTCGTCCGGCTGCGTGACGTCCATCTGCGGGGGCTGATACGGCTGTTGCGCGACGATCCGAACGTCCAGTCCTTCGCCGAACGGGAGTTGGACGGGCTGCTGTGCGGAGCCGATGCCGAGTCGGAGCTGCTGCCCGTGCTGCGGACCTACCTCGCGACCGGCCGCAACAAGTCCCGGACCGCGCAGCTCCACCACGTCAGCAGGCCCGCGCTCTACCGCCGGCTGGAGGCCATCGAGGCCCGGCTCGGCGTCGACCTCGACGACTTCGAGCAGGCCGCCTCCGTACACATCGCACTGCTCGCACACGACGCGCAACAACGGTGA
- a CDS encoding nitrilase-related carbon-nitrogen hydrolase — translation MSRVIRAAVFQTAWTGDKESMIQVHEQAARDAAAQGAQVLCFQELFYGPYFCQVQDKAFYEYAEQIPEGPIVRRFQALAKELGIVLVLPMYEEEQPGVLYNTAAVIDADGSYLGKYRKHHIPQVEGFWEKFYFRPGNAGWPVFDTAVGRIGVYICYDRHFPEGWRALGLAGAEIVFNPSATSRGLSSYIWQLEQPAAAVANEYFVGAINRVGVEELGDNDFYGTSYFVDPEAQFVGEVASDKETELVVRDLDMAKLREVRDRWQFYRDRRPDAYEPLTAP, via the coding sequence ATGAGCAGAGTGATCCGCGCCGCCGTCTTCCAGACTGCCTGGACCGGCGACAAGGAGTCGATGATCCAGGTCCACGAGCAGGCGGCCCGCGACGCCGCCGCACAGGGCGCACAGGTGCTGTGCTTCCAGGAGCTCTTCTACGGGCCCTACTTCTGCCAGGTCCAGGACAAGGCGTTCTACGAGTACGCCGAGCAGATCCCCGAAGGCCCGATCGTCCGGCGCTTCCAGGCGCTGGCCAAGGAACTGGGCATCGTGCTCGTGCTGCCGATGTACGAGGAGGAGCAGCCCGGCGTCCTGTACAACACGGCCGCCGTGATCGACGCGGACGGCTCGTACCTCGGCAAGTACCGCAAGCACCACATCCCGCAGGTCGAGGGCTTCTGGGAGAAGTTCTACTTCCGTCCCGGCAACGCCGGCTGGCCGGTCTTCGACACCGCGGTGGGCAGGATCGGCGTCTACATCTGCTACGACCGGCACTTCCCGGAGGGCTGGCGTGCGCTGGGCCTCGCGGGCGCCGAGATCGTGTTCAACCCGTCGGCCACCTCGCGCGGACTGTCCTCCTACATCTGGCAGCTGGAGCAGCCGGCGGCGGCCGTCGCCAACGAGTACTTCGTGGGCGCCATCAACCGCGTGGGCGTGGAGGAGTTGGGCGACAACGACTTCTACGGAACGTCGTACTTCGTCGACCCGGAGGCCCAGTTCGTCGGGGAGGTGGCCAGCGACAAGGAGACCGAACTCGTCGTCCGCGACCTCGACATGGCCAAGCTGCGCGAGGTGCGCGACCGCTGGCAGTTCTACCGGGACCGCCGCCCCGACGCGTACGAGCCGCTGACCGCGCCGTAG
- the hydA gene encoding dihydropyrimidinase encodes MSSRTVIRNGLVITASDEIHADVLIEDGRVVALAASGTPAAESWTAERTIDATGKYVIPGGVDAHTHMELPFGGTFASDTFETGTRAAAWGGTTTIVDFAVQSVGRSLREGLDAWNAKADGNCAIDYAFHMIVSDVNQETLKEMDLLVQEGVTSFKQFMAYPGVFYSDDGQILRAMQRSAENGGLIMMHAENGIAIDVLVEQALARGETDPRFHGEVRKALLEAEATHRAIKLAQVAGAPLYVVHVSAQEAVAEIARARDEGLNVFGETCPQYLFLSTDNLAEPDFEGSKYVCSTPLRPKEHQAALWRGLRTNDLQVVSTDHCPFCFVGQKELGRGDFSKIPNGLPGVENRMDLLHQAVVDGHISRRRWIEIACATPARMFGLYPKKGTIAPGADADIVIYDPHAEQVMSVETHHMNVDYSAYEGKRVTGQVETVLSRGEPVITEREFTGRAGHGVYTPRSTCQYLL; translated from the coding sequence ATGAGCAGCCGTACCGTCATCCGTAATGGCCTCGTCATCACCGCGTCCGACGAGATCCACGCCGACGTCCTGATCGAGGACGGCCGGGTCGTCGCCCTCGCCGCGAGCGGCACCCCGGCGGCCGAGTCGTGGACGGCCGAGAGGACCATCGACGCCACCGGCAAGTACGTCATCCCGGGCGGCGTCGACGCCCACACCCACATGGAGCTGCCCTTCGGCGGCACCTTCGCCTCGGACACCTTCGAGACGGGCACCCGGGCCGCGGCCTGGGGCGGCACCACCACCATCGTCGACTTCGCGGTGCAGAGCGTCGGCCGCTCACTGCGTGAGGGCCTCGACGCCTGGAACGCCAAGGCCGACGGCAACTGCGCCATCGACTACGCCTTCCACATGATCGTCTCCGACGTCAACCAGGAGACGCTCAAGGAGATGGACCTGCTGGTCCAGGAGGGCGTCACCTCCTTCAAGCAGTTCATGGCCTACCCCGGCGTCTTCTACAGCGACGACGGTCAGATCCTGCGCGCCATGCAGCGCTCCGCCGAGAACGGCGGCCTGATCATGATGCACGCGGAGAACGGCATCGCGATCGACGTCCTCGTGGAACAGGCGCTGGCGCGCGGCGAGACCGACCCGCGCTTCCACGGCGAGGTGCGCAAGGCGCTCCTGGAGGCCGAGGCCACTCACCGGGCCATCAAGCTCGCCCAGGTCGCGGGCGCTCCGCTGTACGTCGTGCACGTCTCGGCGCAGGAGGCGGTCGCCGAGATCGCGCGGGCGCGCGACGAGGGACTGAACGTCTTCGGCGAGACCTGCCCGCAGTACCTGTTCCTGTCGACCGACAACCTCGCGGAACCGGACTTCGAGGGCTCGAAGTACGTGTGCAGCACGCCCCTTCGGCCCAAGGAGCACCAGGCCGCCCTGTGGCGGGGTCTGCGCACCAACGACCTCCAGGTCGTGTCGACCGACCACTGCCCCTTCTGCTTCGTGGGCCAGAAGGAGCTGGGCCGGGGCGACTTCTCGAAGATCCCCAACGGCCTCCCGGGCGTCGAGAACCGCATGGACCTGCTCCACCAGGCCGTGGTCGACGGGCACATCTCGCGCCGCCGCTGGATCGAGATCGCCTGCGCCACGCCGGCCCGGATGTTCGGCCTGTACCCGAAGAAGGGCACCATCGCGCCGGGCGCCGACGCCGACATCGTCATCTACGACCCGCACGCCGAGCAGGTCATGTCGGTCGAGACCCACCACATGAACGTCGACTACTCGGCGTACGAGGGCAAGCGCGTCACCGGGCAGGTCGAGACCGTGCTCTCGCGCGGCGAACCGGTCATCACCGAGCGGGAGTTCACCGGACGCGCGGGTCACGGCGTCTACACCCCCCGCTCCACCTGTCAGTACCTTCTCTGA